The Juglans microcarpa x Juglans regia isolate MS1-56 chromosome 8D, Jm3101_v1.0, whole genome shotgun sequence genomic sequence aatctTAAGGTGTACAAGTCTCATgcactccctttgaaaaaaaaaaagtagaatccaCCATTTTTTTCGGAAAGAATGCGGGACTTGCACACCTGaaactgcaaatataatttctctatatataatccAAAGTCCATAATATAATGCACACAAATCCAAGTCTCACAGCAAGTGTCCTTTGCCGAGCAGATGGAAAATAGACACCAATCTCTTATTAACTAACTTTAAAATTCTTCTTTTGGCCGAAGCTCAATGCCATGGACCACAAGGCCAGACATGTCGTTAAGGACTTGAACCTCCTTCAAGCACATCTCGACCTCGCCATGGTCATCAACTTGGCTGCCATTGAAGAATTCTCCAATCTCAAGCTCCAACCACATATCCTCTCTCTCGACTGGAAGTCGACCAACCAGTCGATTGAATAGTAATACTTCCTCATATGAATTCAACGACCACATTCTTGGATTCAAATAAGCATTGGTACCATCACCTCCTTCCACCTCGTTTTCCAGTCTAATGGACAGTTTCAAAAGGTAGGGAAACGCATGAAAACCATCCACCATGGAGTAGATAAAGTATGCcccatattttgtttttggggaAATGATTTTTGTCTCAATTCTGACTTTTATGTCAAGCCAACAAACATTTCTAAGATGAGCTACTTCCGAGAATCTGCACATTTTACACACCATTGctataatttataacaaaataaggTAAACAAGCATGCAATACTCAAGCAAacagagagatggagagagaccTAGACTTGGGTAGAACCGGTGACTCAGTTGAGGAAATCCATTTCCAGTAATGTGCAGTGTCTCTAGATCCCCATATTATACTTAACTCCCTCGCAGCCAGCATCAATCATTTCTTCCCACTCAGTTTATCTATTTGGAAACTCTGTTCAATATAACAGGCACACACAGAGATTACAAATGTAGAAGAAAAGTCTCAAGATGTTAAGACAAGTATTTTTCCATCGGTTTAAGCTTTGGGGACAAGCGGTTATTTCACTAATTTTATAGTAGATGTTTTGAGTTCGAACCTAACTCTCTATCGGCTTAAAACTTTTGGGCACAAGTTGTGATTTCAAGGAGTAAATCACAATCAAAGAACAAAGGTCAAAGTTGATTGCTATTATCAGAACATATGACAAATTACCATGTGAAAAATACGTTTTGAACTTAAAGAACAGagatatcattaaaaattacctttaaaaattATTGGGATTGCAGTTACAGGCTTAAAGCACTTCTCacattaaaatctaataaataaaaattcaagcCAAAAAGTATAGCCACTTTAAAAAGCACTTGGAAATTAATCATGTACTAATCATTTCAGTCTCAAAACATGTACTAATCCATCTTTAGAACCTCCTATGACAGGGTAAAGATAACTACATTATGTCTTTTTGCTGATTACCATGTTGTTACTGTTTCCGATAAGAATCAGATTGTCGTAAAGATGGAAATAAAGATTCTTCTTGGTCAACATGTTCaaggatgaagatgatgatgaggatgaagaaATGATCTCTTGATAATCAGGTGGAAGAAACCTCTCCCACACAAGATTCGAAGTTGCAGCGGATTCGAAGGCAAGAGAGACCAGCGACAACCTACATGCTTCCCGACAGTGTTTTGGGTAATATCCATTTCCTTCTCTCCTCTCCTTTTAGTTATTACAAAGTTCAGGAcgtgtatataattatataggaATATTCTTGTCATCAGCAACTATTCCCTTCCTTCCTCCACCCCATACCTTACGTGtacttcccttttttttcctctatctCTTCTTCCGGTTGATAAAAATGAGTGAGAACTTGACAAAAATGAGAGAGGATCCGATGAGATGGGAGAgagtttgaggagagagaggagtccagacgagagagagattgatgagagagaggagtTCGATGAGACGAAAGAGAGTGAAATGATGGGTGAAAATGATGAGAGAGtgaaataatgagagagagagtggggtctgatgaggagaaaaaaattgaaaataatttaaagagaGATCAGAATGAGAGGTCTGATAAAACAAGAGAGTTTGAGGAGAGAGGGCGCTTGATGAGAGAGGGGTCCGATGAGATTGAGGAGAGTCGAGGGGAGAGAGTGAAATGATGGTTTGTTTTGTATGAAGTGTGGGGGTGTGGAGTGTCTACAGTAGCtgatatgtagaattactcaattatatatgttagatGTACCAATCGgctatattttttgtatatgttTTATAAAACTCTTTGTGCTGTATATGTGATACAAATAGTATTGTGTGCATaattcaaacattaaaaaaaaattatgcaaaaaacactacacatatatgtatatatatggatagtgatttcttaaattttctatACCAAATTTAGAGATACATAGagtttatttacaataataaaaagaaattatagatACATAGAGTTTATCCATGTATTTATCAATTTAGAGATACATAGagtttatttacaataataataaaaaaattgcaaattgtAGATAGGCTCCCTCTTTAACAAAGAACTTAATATGATTAGtgttaataaagaaaaatattcaagagAACTCAAGGGAATGAAGAAAATCAAGCCTAGAAAAGAAAGATTAAACGAGTTCAAAAATTTGTAGGACCAGACATTAAGttcataataaagaaaaaatcaattatttaataatatttgggATTATGTTCTAAATTTTCCCagaacttgaaatatatattttataaatattttttaaggagcatacaattattttagattttttttagtggTTAAGgggttgttttatttttttgagcgGCTCCTAAGATTGTTCcctacatataaatataaatatatatatatatatatatatatttatatagattataGGCTTGAAAAATCAGTacagcttttgttttttgttctgtttgttgcgtttattttgttatatatttgtttgtttgtctgTTTCGGATCACCTGGTAACTTCTATGCAAGTTTTGATATCTACAAGTTTTGTTATAAACTTATAAGATTGAACGGTAACTTCTATACCGTTCGATCTTACCgcttatacattttaaaatttttttttttacttaatggttaaggaaataattattagtgaaattatatatttttttattttttcttaatgaataagaatgttgaaaaaaaaatactcgaaagaaaataaaaaaaataataacaacaaatttATAACTAGCGGTATGCCCAGTGGTAAACGCTGGGCGGCCCACTAACACCaaccttttaaaaatatgacCCTTAGAGAAATGTTTGGCGTGCATAAAAATCTTAGAAAAGAAAACTTAGGAATTAACATGTCTTGAACTAGTACATCATAATGTAAATCACCTTTATTACAAGGTAGATCTAACTCTTCTTTATTAAATACTAACCCGATAATTTGACCGAGGCTTTTCTAATATTTCTTCGAATTTCTACAAGGGTTTAACTGATGGAGGAGGAGGCTTCCGTTGCTCTTGATATTGGATGTTGGATTTGCAAAACTTCTTAAATTTGATCCAAGCCAAGTGACATGGTAAACTTGCAGCAGGGTACCATGGATTCCACCCCTTACCTTGCTATGTTCAGGCAAAACAAACGGATATTTCAGAGATTGCTGCGCATGCCTTACTTATTCCTACAGTACATGAAGTAATTCCTCCTTTGTAGAATATAAGCATTCATTTAACCATAGTTTCCATCAGTAACAATCCCAATACATAACACAAACAATGCATGCGACGTATTCacaatacatgcatatatatatatatacacacacacacacacacacacatagtcCAAGACCAACCCTCAAAACGTTGCTCATAATATAATGCAGAAAAAACAGGTCTCACAGCAAATGTACTTTGCTCAGAAAGAAAATAGGTACCAATCTCTTACTAATTAACTTTCTTCTTTTGGCCGAAGCTCAATGCCATGGACCACAAGGCCAGACTTCCAGTTAAGGACTTGAACCTCCTTCAAGCACATCTCCACCGCGCCATGATCATCAACTTGGCTGCCATTGAAGAATTCTccaatctcaatctcaatctccaTCCACATATCCTCTCTCTTGATTGGAAGTCGACCATACTGTCTGTTAATTTGTAATAATTCCTCATTTGATCATTGTCGATCATGTGTACCCGACCACATTCTTGGATTCAAATAAGCATTGGTAGCATCACCTCCTTCCACCTCGTTTTCCAGTCTAATGGATACTTTCACAGGGTGATGAAACCCATAGAAACGATCCACCATGGAGTAGATAAAGTATGCcccatattttgtttttggggaAAGGATTTTTGTCTCAATTCTGCCTTTTATGTCAAGCCAACAAACTTTTCTAAGACAAGCTACTTCTGAGAATCTGCACATTATACATACCATTgctataaataacaaaaaagggTAAACAAGCATGTAGTACTCATGAAAACAGAGGGATGAAGAGAGACCTAGACTTGGGTAGAACCGGTGACTGAGTTGAGGAAATCCATTCCCAGTAATGTGGAGTGTCTCCAGATCCCCATATTATACTTAACTCCCT encodes the following:
- the LOC121243725 gene encoding F-box protein PP2-B10-like isoform X2, whose product is MNMDITRTLPEECIANIISGTSPRDACRLSLVSRAFKSIATSNLVWGRFLPPDCQEIISSSSSSSSLNMLTKKNLYFHLCDNPILIGNSNNMSFQIDKLSGKKCLMLAARELSIIWGSGDTPHYWEWISSTQSPVLPKSRFSEVACLRKVCWLDIKGRIETKILSPKTKYGAYFIYSMVDRFYGFHHPVKVSIRLENEVEGGDATNAYLNPRMWNYYKLTDSMVDFQSRERICGWRLRLRLENSSMAAKLMIMARWRCA